GGTGATAAAGCCCATGGGAATCAGGGTGGGGAAGACCAGCGATTCGTGCCCGGTGGCCTTGAAACGGTCGTCCAGCCAGCGCACGATGTTTTCCCACAGCGCGCTGCCGTAGGGACGCACCACCATCGCGCCCGCCACGGGGCTGTTGTCGGCCAGATCGGCCTTTTTCACGACCTCGTTGTACCAGTCGTTGAAGTCTGTGCTCTGGGGGGTGACGCCGTACTGCGCCGCCTTCTTGTCCTGTTTCCCGCCGTCTTTCGTCATCGCCCCCCATGATACCGGGCGCAGGGAGGGTCGGAATCGGCCAGAAGCGCGGGGCAGGGCAGGTCAGGTGACCGAGGTGGGTACAGGGGAGGGCCGGGCAGACTGGCGGGCATGAGCCCCCAGACGCTGTCCTTCTACCGGACCGCTCACCCGTTCTCGAATTTTCATCCCAGCGTGTTTGTCGAAGAGGGCGTGACCTCCCGCTGGGCCGAGCAATACCTGATGGCCCGTAAAGCCCGGCTGTTTGGCGATAAAGCCACGTTGGCCCAGATTCTCGCCGCCGCCACCCCCGCTGAGTGCAAGGCACTGGGCCGCCGGGTCACGCCCTACGACGAGGTCTGGGCGCGCGAACGGTTCGCCGTCGCTCTGGACATGCTGCGGCTGAAATTTGGTCAGAACGCCCGGCTACGGGCCGAGCTGCTGGCCACGGGAGGCGCTGAATTGGTGGAAGCCTCGCCCACGGACCGCATCTGGGGCATTGGCTTTTCAGAAACGCAGGCAGAGGGCGCGCGGCAGGCGTGGGGTCAGAACCTGCTGGGGCTGGCCCTGATGGCGGTGCGGGCGGAGCTGCAACCAGCCTGACCACCCGAACTTGGAAACAGTTCCAAATCCGGTTTATGCTGGGTGCTCATGGCCCCTTCCGACCCCCTGCGGCTGCTGGCCCCCGATTCGCTGCGCCGCGCCTTTGACGATGACCGCGACGCCGATACTTTTCTGCTGCGCCTGGAGCGCTACGGCCCCGAGCTGATCGAGAGCCTGGGCGCCGTGTACGGCGAGGCGGCCACAGAGGCCCTGCTGCCCGAGCTGCTGGAAGTGCTGCTGCACGCGTACCACACCCGCCCCGCCGACCTGAAACGGCTGGACGAGGCCCGGCTGCTGCGCCCCGACTGGCTGCAGCAACCCGAGATGATCGGGTACGTGGCCTATGCCGACCGCTTTGCGGGCACTTTAAAGGGCGTGCAGGCCCGCGTGCCCTATCTGGAAGGGCTGGGCGTGAAATACCTGCACCTGATGCCACTCCTGAAGCCCCGGGCCGGCGAGAACGACGGCGGCTACGCGGTGGCCGATTACCGCGCGGTGCGCGAAGACCTGGGCAGCATGGACGACCTCTCGGCCCTGGCGGCGGACCTGCGGAGGCGGGGGATCAGTCTGGTGCTGGACCTCGTGCTCAACCATGTGGCGCAGGAACACGAGTGGGCCCACAAGGCCCGTGCGGGCGACCCCATCCACCGCGACTACTTCCACCTCTTTCCCGACCGCACCGTCCCCGACGCCTACGAGCGCACCCTGCCCGAAATCTTCCCGGATTTCGCCCCCGGGAACTTCACCTGGAACGAGGAGGCGCGCAGCTGGGTGTGGACCACCTTTAATGCCTACCAGTGGGACCTGAACTGGGCCAACCCGGCGGTGCTGCGCGAATTCGTGGACATCATCCTGCACCTTGCCAACCGGGGGGTGGAGGTGTTTCGCCTGGACGCCATCGCCTTCCTGTGGAAGCGCCCCGGCACCGACTGCCAGAACCAGCCGGAGGTGCACCACCTGACCCGGGCCATGCGGGCCTGCGCGCGCATCGCCGCGCCCGCCGTGGCCTTCAAGGCCGAGGCGATTGTGGCGCCGGGGGACCTGATTCATTACCTGGGCACCGGCGGGCACCACGGCCGCGTGAGCGACATGGCCTACCACAACTCGCTGATGGTGCAGCTGTGGAGCAGCCTCGCCAGCCGCGACACCCGCCTCTTTGAAGCGGCCCTGCGCGCCTTTCCGCCCAAACCCACGAACACCACCTGGGGCATGTACGTGCGCTGCCACGACGACATTGGCTGGGCGATCAGCGACCTGGACGCGGCGCGCGTGGGCCTCTCGGGGCCCGCCCACCGCCATTTTCTGAGTGACTTTTACAGCGGCGAGTTTCCGGGCACCTTTGCGCGCGGGCTGGTCTTTCAGCACAACCCGCAAACCGGGGACCGCCGCATCAGCGGTTCGGCGGCCAGCCTCGCGGGCCTGGAAGCGGCGCTGGCGGCCGGTGATCCCCGGCAGATTGATCTGGCGGTGCGGCGCCTGCTGCTGCTGCACGCGGTCACCCTGGGCTTTGGCGGCGTGCCCCTGCTGTACATGGGCGACGAACTGGCGCTGCTGAACGACCATGATTTTGCCGCCACGCCCGAGCACGCCCCCGACAACCGCTGGGTGCACCGCCCCCGCATGGACTGGGCCCGCGCCGAAGCCGTGGCCGCCGACGCCAGCACCCCCCACGGCCGCGTGAACGCGGGCCTGCGCCGCCAGATTGCCGCGCGCCAGGGATTGGCGCACCTGCACGCCAGCATCGAAAGCCGCCCTGTGCCCAGCCCCGACCCCTGCGTGCTGCTGCTGCGCCGCGACCATCCGCTGGGCACCTTTGTGGGCGTGTACAACTTCAGCGAACACACCATTCACCTGCCGGCCAGCGCCCTGCGCGAGCATCTGGGTGAACACGCGCTGGACCATCTGGCGGGCAGCGCCTTTACCTTCGGGCACGCGCCCGTGGTGCTGGACCCCTACCGCGCCCTGTGGCTGACCCAGGCGCCATAGGCGTAGGCATGGACGGGGCCGGTGGGCCCGGCATGACCGAAAGCTCAACAGGGACTGGTCCGCCGGCCGGGGCCCGCCCCCTACCATCGGGTATGGCGACCTCTTCCCTGAAAGCCCTGGCCCAGAAGATGCGCGGCATGGACTACTGCCTGCTCACCACGGTGAGCGCCCACGGCCAGCTGGCCTCGCGCCCCATGAGCAACAACGGCGAGGTGGAATACGACGGCACCAGCTACTTTTTTACCTGGGCCGATTCGCGCGCCGCCCGCGACATCGAGAAGAACAGCCACGTCATGCTGAATTTCAAGGCCGAGCAGGGGTTTCTGTTCGTGGCGGTGCAGGGCCACGCCCGCGTGCTGCACGACCGCCGCGTGATGAAAGACCACTGGCACGCAGAGCTGGAACAGTGGTTCAAAGACGGCCTGGACACCGAAGGGCTGGTGATGCTGGTGGTGGACGCCAAGCGCATTCAGTGGTGGGGCGAGGACGACGGCAAGATCGAGCTGTAACCACGTCTGGACTGCGGCGCGCGGGGTTCAGGCGGGCTGTTCCGCAGGGGGGGGCCGTCCACCGGGCCGCGCCGCCCCCCTTGCCCCCAGGGCACGGTCACCGCTCACCCGGCCCGCTTCCCTAGAGTGCGCAGCGTGGTCCCTTCCCCCCTGCACGCGGCTGCCCTGACCCTGCTGTTGCTGGCGCCGGCCACCCTGGCGCCCGGCGCGCAGGCGAGGCTGGCCGCCCCGGCCTCGGCGCAGCCAACCTTGCGGCTGGTGGCCGAGACGCTGCTGACCCCCGACGCCGTGATCGCCCTGATGAATGAGGGCCGTTTGGGTGAAGCCGAGGCCGCGACCCGCGCGGCGCTGGCCGCCCACCCGGAGTCCGCGCGGTCCCTGCTGATGCTGGCGCGGATCCAGGCCCGCCAGGGCGACCTGGGCACCGCCCGCGCCACCCTGAAACGGGCCGAGGCGCTGCCACAGTGGACCGAGCAGGCCCTCGCGGTGCCCTTTGAGGCGCCGGGCGACATTGAAGCCGTGATGCTGCGTGACCAGCCCGCCGCGCGCGGCCTGCTCGCCGACGTCCTGCTGGCCCAGGGGGATGACCCCAAGGCGTACTACCTGCTGGCCATGACCGAGGCCCTGGCCCAGCGCTGGGACGCCTCGCGCGCCGCGCTGGCCCAGGCGCGGGCCCTGGCGCCGGCGCTGCCGTTTGCCGATCCGCAGTCGCTGGCGTCACTGGAGCGGGCGCTGGGGAGCGGTCAGCCCCCGCAGGTGGCTGGCCCGGTCATCACCCCCGACCCAACCTCGCCCTGGGAATACCTGACGTGGATCGTGGTGGCGGGGGTGCTGGGGCGAACGATGTGGAAGGCGACCCGCCAGGGCAAAGAGCAGGCCGCGCGGCGCAAGGCACAGATCGCGGCGGCGACGGCGGAGGCGGCCCGGCTGCAGACGCAGCTGGCCCGGGAGCTGAACATCCCGGCCACCACCCCCGAGGAGCGGCAGCGGCGCACCCGCCTGCAAGCGCTGGCCGCGCAGGTGGATGAATGGTACGAACGGGCCCAGGCCGGCGCCCTGGACCCGCAGCTGCTGAACACGCTTTACGGCCAGCTGCTGGCCGCCGCGCAGAGCGACGAGGCCTACGCGGCGTACCAGCAGCAGCTTGCCCGGGGTGGGGCATGGGAAAGCCGCCGCGACAGCCCTTCGAGCCTCAACAGCACCGAGCGGGACAGCTGGAGCAGCGGTAGTGGGTCCAGCAGTGGCAATGCGGGCGGCAGTAAATGGTGACGCCGCACAGAACAGCGGCCAGTCTCCGCAGGAGCTAACCGCTGGCCGCCTGAGCAGCAAAGGCTCCCGGGCTCAGGCTTCGTCCACGGGTTCGCCATCAGAGCGGTCAATCAGCCGCCACAGGCGGTCAGGGTGGGACCGATGACGCTCTCCCTGGGTGGTCAGGGCCATAAGCTGCGCGCACACCGCCTGCACCGCCTGATCGTTGACCAGCTGCTGCAGAAACACACATTCCTCTGCGAGGAGGCCCATCTGCTCTGCGGGAAACTTGGTGCTGCACAGGCCAAGTCCCAGTTTGCCCAGCCCCCGCAGTTCGTAGGCGGACGCTCAGGCGGCAATGCGCCTGAGCACCACTGCCGGGCACCAGTCCACCTGTGCCGGCGTAGAGTCCCACTGAAACTCGGCCGCCCTGCTGCTGGGCAAGACACTTTCCCGCACCAGGGCAAAGCCAGTGACTTCGCCGCCCTCGTCAAAAGCCTCAAGGTGCAACCTCGGGTCCATCCCCCAGGAGGAAACAGCAGAGGCCAGCCTCCGGTCAAGACTGGCCTCGGACAAGCTGGGACGGTTAAACCGCGCCCACCTTCTTGGCGATGATGCCTTCGATGTACTTCACCACGCTGGAGAGCGGCACGCGGCCCAGCACGTCTTCCAGGAAGGCCGTGACGAGCATCTTCTCCGCGGTTTCCTTGCTGATGCCGCGCGAGCGCAGGAAGAACAGGGCTTCCTGGTCCACCGGGCTGGTGGTGCTGCCGTGGCTGCAGCGCACGTCGTTGGCGTTGATTTCCAGCTGCGGCACCGAGTAGTTGCGCGCCTCGCTGCTGAGCATCAGGGTGCGGTGCTTCTGGTAGGCGTCGGTCTTCTGGGCGCCCAGGTCCACCTTGATCATGCCGGAGAACACGCCCACGCTGGCGTCGGCGTTCACGCCCTTGTACAGCAGGTCGCTGTGGGCGTGCGCGGCGGCGTGGTGCTGCAGCGTGTAGTGGTCGAAGTGCTGGTCCTCGTTGGCAAAGTACAGTGCCAGCATCTCGCTGTCGGCGCCCTGGCCGCGCAGGTAGCTCTGCATCTCGGTGCGCGAGAGGGTGCCGCCCATTGTCACCACGAGGCTGTTCAGGGTCGCGTCGCGTTCCACATCGCCGCGCTGGCGCTGAATATGGGTCACGCCCTCGCCCCAGTTCTGAATGGAGACGTAACGCACGCGGGCGCCGTCCTTGACGACCAGTTCCACCGCGCCAATTGCGTAGGTGCCGGGCAGGTCGCCACTGGCCTGCTCGTCAATAAAGGTGACCTGCGCGTTGGCCTCGGCCACGACCAGCGTGCGGGTGGCGGTGTAGGTGCCCGCCTCGCTCATCACGCGGAAGGAGCCCAGGGGCAATTCAACTTCCACGCCGCGCGGCACGTACACAAACGCACCGTTCGTCCACAGGGCCGCCGCCAGCGCGGAGAACTTGCCCTCGCTGGGGTCGGGGCTCTTGCTGGGCGTGGTGCCGGGGGCCGCAATGGTGGTGTCGTCGGGCACTTCGGCCGGCACCACGGAGTAGAGGTACTGCTGCACCTTGTCCGCGTGCTGCTCCACGGCCGTCTTCAGGTCGGTGAAGATCACGCCCTTTTCGGTCAGCTCGGCAGGCAGTTCAGTGCGGTACACCACGTCCGGGCCGTCCAGCACCAGAAAGGCGCCCACGTCGGTCCCGGTCAGGCGCTGCTGCACGCTCTCCGGCAGGGCCGAGACATCGGTGACCACGTTGCGCTTGCCATGGGGGCGCAGGGCGGCGAAGTCCACATCCACCTGCGTGTACTTCCAGGCTTCGACGCTTTCGGTGGGCACTGGCAGGGTGTTGAACAGGTCCAGCGACTCCTGGCGCTTGGCGGTGAGCCACTCGGGGCCGCTGTGCGCGGCCAGTTGTTCGGTGAATTGGGTCATTGGGCCTCCTTAAAACCAGACCACCAGTGGCGAAAATTGCGCTCCCGCCAGGTCGGTCAATTTCAGATTTGGGTCGCTGTTCATCGCGTTGTTGATCGTATGACTGATAGAGGATGGCTGAACCAGTGTGGCAAAGAGGTCGTTTCTGCCGCCATGCCGCAGGTTATAGGCCAGGTAGTAAGCGGCCTGGAAATCGTCACTGTCGTCTATCCGTAGCTCTTGTTCCCGCTGATCGCTCTTGAGGATCAAGGTGTCGGCCATGTGAATGCCCAGCTCCTTGGCAAAGACGTACCCACAGGCTTCGCACAGGAAATGGAACGCCAGAGCTGCTTGCTCCTGGGACAGGCCTTGAAGGACGGCTTTCTCCTGAACCTCGTCATAGGGCACGCCCTGGTCGAACAGCTGAGCAATAACGCCAACGCGCTCCAAGGCCTCATGAAACTCGGGCGTATGTTCCGTCATCTGGCACCTCGTGGACTGTGCCACGGCCGACGCTGGGTGCCTTCTTCCCAGGCTACCTGCTCGTCTGGCGTCCAGTCCGAGGCGAAGGCGTGAAGTGCGGCCATCTGACGCTCCACATGTTCCTGCCGCTCTAGAAAGGTTTGCAGGGCCTGCACGCCTTCAGGTGACAGGCGGTCAATGCGGTCGTGGAGTTCTTTTGGAGCCGTCATTCTTCACCCCTCCCGCTGGATTGAGCATCTGAGCGCCCAGCCTGCCATTCGGCGTAGCGCTCATCCATCACGGCCAACACCTGCGCGGCGTTTTCCCAGGTGTCGGGCACATGGTAAACAGACGGCAGGTCGTCGAACAGGTTGAAGTAGTCGTGGAGGTACTCGCCAGCGCCCGCTTCTGAGGCGTAGTAGTGCCGGGCAAAGGCATTGCCCTCTGCCGTCAGCATGTCGCTGGTAAGCACCCCCACCCAGCGCTGAAACACCTGGGCGCCTGTGTGCTGCCGCGTCCGGATGGCCTCGGCGTCGGCGGACAGGGCATCTGCCAGAAGGTCACGGCTTGCCAGCCAGCTGAGAAACATGCCGGTGTGGACAAACCCCTGCGACGGCGGCAACTCCGGCGGGAAATCGCCGTCATAGTGCCACTTGGCCTTGTCGTAGCAGATGCCTCTGTCCACGCCGTTTAGCCGACCGAGCCTTCCATTTCCAGTTCGATCAGGCGGTTCAGTTCCACCGCGTATTCCAGCGGCAGTTCCTTGGCAATCGGCTCAATGAAGCCGCGCACGATCAGGCCAGCGGCCTCGTCCTCGCTCAGGCCACGGCTTTGCAGGTACAGAATCTGGTCGTCGTTGATCTTGGAGACGGTCGCTTCGTGGCCCACAGAAGCGTCCTTTTCCTCGATTTCAATGTAGGGGTAGGTGTCGGTGCGGGCTTCCTCGTCCAGCAGCAGGGCGTCGCATTCCACGTTGGTCTTGGAGCCCCTGGCGCCTTCGTAGATCTTGACCAGACCCCGGTAACTGCTGCGGCCACTGTCCTTGGAAATGCTCTTGGACACGATGGTCCCCGAGGTGTGCGGCGCAAAGTGAACGATCTTGGCACCCGCGTCCTGGTGCTGGCCGCGGCCGGCCATGGCGATGGAGAGCACCTCGCCACGCGCGCCTTCTTCCAGCAGGTAGCAGGCGGGGTACTTCATGGTGACCTTGGAGCCCAGGTTGCCGTCCACCCATTCCATCACGCCATTGCCGTACACGGCGGCGCGCTGGGTCACGAGGTTGTAAACGTTGTGGCTCCAGTTCTGAATGGTGGAGTAGCGGAAGCGCGCGCCCTCTTTCACCACAATCTCGATCACGCCGGAGTGGAACGAGTCGCTGGAGTACGCCGGGGCGGTGCAGCCTTCGATGTAGTGGGCCTGCGCGCCTTCATCCACGATGATCAGGGTGCGCTCGAACTGCCCGCTGCTTTCCGCGTTGATGCGGAAGTAGGTCTGCAGCGGAATGTCCACCTTGACGCCCTTGGGGATGTACACGAACGAGCCACCCGACCACACGGCGGAATTGATGGCGGCGAACTTGTTGTCCTCGGGCGGCACGATGGTGGCGAAGTGCTCGCGGAACAGCTCGGGGTATTCCTTCAGGCCGTCCTCGATGGACAGGAACACCACGCCCAGCTTTTCCCATTCCTCTTTGAGGTTGTGGTACACCATCTCGCTCTCGTACTGGGCGCCCACGCCGGCCAGCGCGGCGCGCTCGGCTTCGGGAATGCCCAGGCGCTCGAAGGTTTCCTTGACGTCCTGAGGCACGTCGTCCCAGGAGCGGGCGTTAAAGCCTTCGGGCTTGATGTAGTAGTAGATCTCGTCGAGGTTCAGGCCCGAGAGATCCGCGCCCCATTCGGGCATGGGCTTGCTCAGGAAGATGTCCAGGGCCTTCAGGCGAAAATCCAGCATCCACTGGGGCTCGTCCTTGGCCTTGGAGATCATCTCGACCACGTCGCGGCTCAGGCCTTTGGGGGCCTTGATCGCGTACCGTTCGGGGTTGCTCCAGCCGTATTCGTAGGTGTTGGCAATGGAAGCCGCTTCAGGATTGACAGTCATGAGGTCTCCTTGGGAGAGGCTAACAAGAGGGACTTATGGGCTTCCGGGCGTATACGTGCCGCTGTCTGGCGTCTTTTCCAAGACTTCCTTGAGCCCCATCAGAGTGACTGGCGCCCGGAATTGTTCTTCAACACTCAGGCGGTAGCGGAAACCTTGCTCGTGGGTGTAGCCGCTGATTCTTCCGTCTGGAAAAAGGCTCCAGGTGGCAGCGCTGCCCCGTTTCACGATCAGGCAGATGTCGTTGCGACCCGCGTCACACAGAACCGTGTTGGGCGCCACTTGATACTCCACCACTGTGGTTGGCGCCCGAAAGAGGTTGCAACTGCTCATCACAGGGGCACCCAGCACCGCTGCCAGCAAAAGACGCCGTCTGTTCATCGCTTTACGCCGTCGCCAGTTCCTTGACCCAGTCGTAGCCTTCGGTGTCGAGCTTCTTGGCGAGTTCGGGGCCGCCAGTCTGCACGACGCGGCCGTTCA
This region of Deinococcus multiflagellatus genomic DNA includes:
- a CDS encoding NADAR family protein — its product is MSPQTLSFYRTAHPFSNFHPSVFVEEGVTSRWAEQYLMARKARLFGDKATLAQILAAATPAECKALGRRVTPYDEVWARERFAVALDMLRLKFGQNARLRAELLATGGAELVEASPTDRIWGIGFSETQAEGARQAWGQNLLGLALMAVRAELQPA
- a CDS encoding tetratricopeptide repeat protein, with the protein product MVPSPLHAAALTLLLLAPATLAPGAQARLAAPASAQPTLRLVAETLLTPDAVIALMNEGRLGEAEAATRAALAAHPESARSLLMLARIQARQGDLGTARATLKRAEALPQWTEQALAVPFEAPGDIEAVMLRDQPAARGLLADVLLAQGDDPKAYYLLAMTEALAQRWDASRAALAQARALAPALPFADPQSLASLERALGSGQPPQVAGPVITPDPTSPWEYLTWIVVAGVLGRTMWKATRQGKEQAARRKAQIAAATAEAARLQTQLARELNIPATTPEERQRRTRLQALAAQVDEWYERAQAGALDPQLLNTLYGQLLAAAQSDEAYAAYQQQLARGGAWESRRDSPSSLNSTERDSWSSGSGSSSGNAGGSKW
- a CDS encoding alpha-amylase family protein, with the protein product MAPSDPLRLLAPDSLRRAFDDDRDADTFLLRLERYGPELIESLGAVYGEAATEALLPELLEVLLHAYHTRPADLKRLDEARLLRPDWLQQPEMIGYVAYADRFAGTLKGVQARVPYLEGLGVKYLHLMPLLKPRAGENDGGYAVADYRAVREDLGSMDDLSALAADLRRRGISLVLDLVLNHVAQEHEWAHKARAGDPIHRDYFHLFPDRTVPDAYERTLPEIFPDFAPGNFTWNEEARSWVWTTFNAYQWDLNWANPAVLREFVDIILHLANRGVEVFRLDAIAFLWKRPGTDCQNQPEVHHLTRAMRACARIAAPAVAFKAEAIVAPGDLIHYLGTGGHHGRVSDMAYHNSLMVQLWSSLASRDTRLFEAALRAFPPKPTNTTWGMYVRCHDDIGWAISDLDAARVGLSGPAHRHFLSDFYSGEFPGTFARGLVFQHNPQTGDRRISGSAASLAGLEAALAAGDPRQIDLAVRRLLLLHAVTLGFGGVPLLYMGDELALLNDHDFAATPEHAPDNRWVHRPRMDWARAEAVAADASTPHGRVNAGLRRQIAARQGLAHLHASIESRPVPSPDPCVLLLRRDHPLGTFVGVYNFSEHTIHLPASALREHLGEHALDHLAGSAFTFGHAPVVLDPYRALWLTQAP
- a CDS encoding DUF7832 domain-containing protein, translated to MDRGICYDKAKWHYDGDFPPELPPSQGFVHTGMFLSWLASRDLLADALSADAEAIRTRQHTGAQVFQRWVGVLTSDMLTAEGNAFARHYYASEAGAGEYLHDYFNLFDDLPSVYHVPDTWENAAQVLAVMDERYAEWQAGRSDAQSSGRGEE
- the sufD gene encoding Fe-S cluster assembly protein SufD is translated as MTQFTEQLAAHSGPEWLTAKRQESLDLFNTLPVPTESVEAWKYTQVDVDFAALRPHGKRNVVTDVSALPESVQQRLTGTDVGAFLVLDGPDVVYRTELPAELTEKGVIFTDLKTAVEQHADKVQQYLYSVVPAEVPDDTTIAAPGTTPSKSPDPSEGKFSALAAALWTNGAFVYVPRGVEVELPLGSFRVMSEAGTYTATRTLVVAEANAQVTFIDEQASGDLPGTYAIGAVELVVKDGARVRYVSIQNWGEGVTHIQRQRGDVERDATLNSLVVTMGGTLSRTEMQSYLRGQGADSEMLALYFANEDQHFDHYTLQHHAAAHAHSDLLYKGVNADASVGVFSGMIKVDLGAQKTDAYQKHRTLMLSSEARNYSVPQLEINANDVRCSHGSTTSPVDQEALFFLRSRGISKETAEKMLVTAFLEDVLGRVPLSSVVKYIEGIIAKKVGAV
- a CDS encoding DUF4377 domain-containing protein, with translation MAPNTVLCDAGRNDICLIVKRGSAATWSLFPDGRISGYTHEQGFRYRLSVEEQFRAPVTLMGLKEVLEKTPDSGTYTPGSP
- the sufB gene encoding Fe-S cluster assembly protein SufB; its protein translation is MTVNPEAASIANTYEYGWSNPERYAIKAPKGLSRDVVEMISKAKDEPQWMLDFRLKALDIFLSKPMPEWGADLSGLNLDEIYYYIKPEGFNARSWDDVPQDVKETFERLGIPEAERAALAGVGAQYESEMVYHNLKEEWEKLGVVFLSIEDGLKEYPELFREHFATIVPPEDNKFAAINSAVWSGGSFVYIPKGVKVDIPLQTYFRINAESSGQFERTLIIVDEGAQAHYIEGCTAPAYSSDSFHSGVIEIVVKEGARFRYSTIQNWSHNVYNLVTQRAAVYGNGVMEWVDGNLGSKVTMKYPACYLLEEGARGEVLSIAMAGRGQHQDAGAKIVHFAPHTSGTIVSKSISKDSGRSSYRGLVKIYEGARGSKTNVECDALLLDEEARTDTYPYIEIEEKDASVGHEATVSKINDDQILYLQSRGLSEDEAAGLIVRGFIEPIAKELPLEYAVELNRLIELEMEGSVG
- a CDS encoding pyridoxamine 5'-phosphate oxidase family protein, giving the protein MATSSLKALAQKMRGMDYCLLTTVSAHGQLASRPMSNNGEVEYDGTSYFFTWADSRAARDIEKNSHVMLNFKAEQGFLFVAVQGHARVLHDRRVMKDHWHAELEQWFKDGLDTEGLVMLVVDAKRIQWWGEDDGKIEL